Proteins from a genomic interval of Niabella soli DSM 19437:
- the fmt gene encoding methionyl-tRNA formyltransferase: protein MIFSDAAKQLRIVFMGTPEFAVASLDALLKAGATIAGVITAPDKPAGRGMELQQSAVKKYAVDNGLRVLQPEKLKDPVFQEKLRQLNADLQICVAFRMLPETVWNMPPMGTINLHGSLLPQYRGAAPINWAVINGEKETGVTTFKLQHAIDTGNILLQESFPVGADDTAGIVHDTMKAIGARLLVKTVDGLATGTITETPQTIAPNETIHHAPKIFTETCLIHFDNPVKAVHDLVRGLAPYPGAFTFLNGKKLKIFKATAQYTIPNVPVGEYQTDGKTFLSVACADGLLDLKEVQLEGKKKMAIEDFLRGYQFK from the coding sequence ATGATTTTTAGTGACGCTGCAAAGCAATTACGTATCGTATTTATGGGCACACCTGAATTTGCCGTAGCGAGCCTGGATGCCCTTTTGAAAGCAGGCGCAACGATTGCAGGAGTGATTACGGCGCCGGACAAACCGGCCGGCCGGGGGATGGAATTACAGCAAAGCGCGGTAAAGAAATACGCTGTGGATAATGGATTGCGGGTTTTACAGCCGGAAAAATTAAAAGACCCGGTTTTCCAGGAGAAGCTGCGTCAGTTAAACGCCGATCTGCAGATCTGTGTTGCCTTCAGAATGTTGCCGGAGACCGTATGGAATATGCCGCCGATGGGTACCATAAACTTACATGGTTCGCTGCTGCCGCAATACCGTGGTGCCGCCCCGATAAACTGGGCAGTGATCAATGGCGAAAAAGAAACGGGGGTTACCACGTTTAAATTGCAGCACGCAATTGATACAGGGAATATTTTATTACAGGAATCATTTCCGGTTGGAGCGGACGACACTGCGGGCATTGTGCACGATACGATGAAAGCAATCGGCGCCCGTCTTTTGGTAAAAACGGTTGATGGATTGGCAACCGGTACCATCACCGAAACGCCCCAAACCATCGCGCCAAACGAAACGATCCATCATGCGCCAAAAATATTTACGGAGACCTGTTTGATCCATTTTGATAATCCCGTCAAAGCCGTACACGACCTCGTACGCGGTCTGGCGCCCTACCCCGGGGCCTTTACTTTTTTAAACGGGAAAAAACTAAAGATCTTCAAAGCCACAGCTCAATACACTATACCAAACGTACCGGTGGGCGAATACCAGACCGATGGCAAAACCTTTTTGTCGGTTGCCTGTGCTGATGGTCTGCTCGACCTGAAAGAAGTTCAACTGGAAGGAAAGAAAAAAATGGCGATTGAAGATTTTTTAAGGGGATATCAATTTAAGTAG
- a CDS encoding FKBP-type peptidyl-prolyl cis-trans isomerase — protein sequence MQQAKKGDKVKVHYHGKLTTGETFDSSEGRDPLPFEIGGGMVIKGFDDGVTGMTVGEKKTITIPADEAYGPVNPDMVIEMPKERLPQDMEVEVGMPLVMSDPQGQQFQVVVKEITDDKIVLDANHPLAGKDLVFDLELVEIEGGSPLIIMP from the coding sequence ATGCAACAAGCAAAAAAGGGCGATAAGGTAAAAGTACACTATCATGGTAAACTGACTACCGGGGAGACGTTTGATTCTTCTGAGGGAAGGGATCCGCTTCCATTTGAGATCGGAGGCGGAATGGTGATCAAAGGGTTTGATGATGGGGTAACCGGTATGACAGTGGGTGAAAAAAAGACCATCACTATTCCGGCGGATGAGGCATACGGACCTGTAAATCCGGATATGGTTATTGAAATGCCTAAAGAACGCCTGCCCCAGGATATGGAAGTGGAAGTAGGAATGCCGTTGGTAATGAGCGATCCGCAGGGGCAGCAGTTCCAGGTGGTTGTAAAGGAAATAACAGACGACAAAATCGTACTGGACGCCAACCATCCACTGGCGGGAAAAGACCTGGTGTTTGATCTGGAGCTGGTGGAAATAGAAGGCGGAAGCCCGCTGATCATTATGCCCTGA
- a CDS encoding DinB family protein has translation MKKILLGLVVLIASGFLAPKTKELTPEDRKFAVDYFIKTRERLLKDVERLSPAQLNYKPDSTRWSVAQCVEHITLAEGELWQWCMMGLKNDTSSLKKPEKQITNEQLVAGVTDRTKKAQAPEALRPKNTFSNTQAALKVFLSKRDSTIAYLKTTQDPLRERFMQTPIGLLDVYQGLLLLAAHSERHTLQLEEVMKSSGFPKK, from the coding sequence ATGAAAAAAATTTTACTGGGCCTGGTAGTACTTATTGCAAGTGGTTTTCTTGCGCCCAAAACAAAAGAGCTGACTCCCGAAGACAGGAAGTTTGCGGTTGATTATTTTATAAAAACCAGAGAGCGGCTGTTAAAGGATGTGGAGCGGCTGAGCCCTGCACAATTAAATTATAAACCGGATAGTACCCGCTGGTCTGTAGCGCAATGCGTTGAGCACATTACACTGGCAGAAGGTGAATTGTGGCAATGGTGCATGATGGGATTAAAAAATGACACTTCTTCCCTGAAGAAGCCGGAAAAGCAAATTACTAATGAACAATTGGTTGCCGGGGTTACAGACCGCACCAAAAAAGCCCAGGCCCCTGAAGCGCTGCGCCCCAAAAATACGTTCTCCAACACCCAGGCTGCCTTAAAGGTGTTTCTTTCAAAACGAGATTCAACTATTGCCTACCTGAAAACAACCCAGGATCCGCTAAGAGAGCGTTTTATGCAAACGCCCATTGGTCTATTAGATGTATACCAGGGCTTGTTATTGCTGGCGGCACACAGCGAACGGCATACCTTACAGCTTGAAGAAGTGATGAAAAGCTCTGGTTTCCCTAAAAAATAA
- a CDS encoding type II toxin-antitoxin system VapC family toxin yields MKIFIDANILVAVVNKEYPLYTYAARVLSWATAQRYQLVTTSVCFAITFYFAEKKHGNKIAKERIALLANHFIIADCGSEEVQQAAADKSINDFEDGLQYFAAVRAGCSCIVTENVSDFYFSTIEVLTAIGFLKSYYPMGKRLK; encoded by the coding sequence ATGAAGATCTTTATCGACGCTAATATCCTGGTAGCTGTAGTAAACAAAGAATATCCTTTATATACTTATGCAGCGCGGGTACTGAGTTGGGCAACAGCACAGCGCTATCAACTGGTTACTACTTCTGTTTGCTTCGCGATTACTTTTTATTTTGCCGAAAAAAAACATGGTAATAAAATTGCAAAGGAACGCATAGCGCTGCTCGCCAATCATTTTATCATTGCGGATTGCGGGAGTGAAGAAGTACAGCAGGCCGCCGCCGATAAAAGCATTAACGATTTTGAAGACGGGCTTCAATATTTTGCTGCTGTCAGGGCCGGATGCAGTTGCATTGTAACAGAAAATGTAAGCGATTTTTATTTCTCAACCATAGAAGTGCTTACCGCAATTGGTTTTTTGAAAAGCTATTACCCCATGGGGAAACGGTTGAAATAA
- a CDS encoding DUF6364 family protein — protein MDAKVTLSFNASVIEKAKAYAASEGLSLSRLVELLLQKVIATGQHSVNIEHIPIEEWVSVVAEGPAVYNTKSLSKSQKKDFYESRK, from the coding sequence ATGGATGCAAAAGTTACTTTAAGTTTTAATGCTTCAGTAATTGAAAAAGCAAAGGCGTATGCTGCATCAGAGGGGTTGAGCCTTTCCCGCCTTGTTGAGCTTTTACTGCAAAAGGTGATAGCAACCGGCCAGCATAGTGTTAACATCGAGCATATACCCATTGAGGAATGGGTGAGCGTTGTTGCTGAAGGTCCTGCTGTTTATAATACAAAATCGCTTAGCAAAAGCCAAAAGAAGGATTTTTATGAAAGCCGTAAATAA
- the pepT gene encoding peptidase T, which translates to MNANYEFTVAERFLRYATIDTQSDPYSQTVPSTEKQKDLSRVLVEELRSIGIADAALDEKGYVYATIPATTDKTVPVICFCSHVDTSSDCPGYNVKPIVHRNYDGKNIVLPDDPNQIIRPPDHPYLKTKKGEDIITASGTTLLGADDKAGVAIIMDLTNYLVQHPEIKHGVIKILFTPDEEIGRGVDHVDLARLGADFGYTLDGGPRGGYTGETFSANGVTVTFLGNSIHPGYAKNKLVNAIKIAAAFIDLLPRDSFSPETTEEREGFVHPVHMDGTAEKATVSFIIRDFDTKRLKLHETRLEEFAKQAVGKFSGSSYTFESSEQYRNMKEIVDQYPEIETCAKIAMERSGVVFQKYSARGGTDGSRLSFMGVPFPDIFTGEMAFHGKHEYVSIQDMQKSVETLVNLVQVWEERSGEQRTGG; encoded by the coding sequence ATGAATGCTAATTATGAATTTACTGTTGCGGAGCGGTTTTTAAGATATGCAACGATCGACACGCAAAGTGATCCGTACTCACAAACAGTTCCTTCTACTGAAAAGCAAAAGGATTTGAGCCGGGTCCTGGTGGAAGAATTGCGATCTATTGGAATTGCGGATGCAGCGCTGGATGAAAAGGGATATGTGTATGCCACCATTCCGGCTACCACAGATAAAACGGTTCCGGTGATCTGTTTCTGCAGTCATGTGGATACTTCTTCGGATTGCCCGGGGTATAATGTAAAGCCAATTGTGCACCGGAATTATGACGGCAAAAATATTGTGTTACCAGATGATCCGAATCAGATCATCCGCCCGCCGGATCATCCCTATTTAAAAACAAAAAAGGGAGAAGATATTATAACCGCTTCGGGAACCACCTTGTTGGGCGCAGACGATAAGGCAGGCGTTGCCATTATCATGGACCTGACAAATTATCTGGTACAGCACCCGGAAATAAAACATGGCGTTATTAAGATCCTGTTTACCCCCGATGAAGAAATTGGCCGTGGGGTGGACCATGTAGACCTGGCGCGCCTGGGCGCGGATTTTGGTTATACGCTGGATGGCGGCCCACGGGGCGGTTACACCGGTGAAACTTTTAGTGCAAATGGTGTAACGGTAACCTTTCTGGGTAACAGTATTCATCCGGGGTATGCAAAGAACAAACTGGTAAACGCGATAAAGATCGCGGCGGCATTTATTGATCTGTTGCCCAGGGATTCTTTTAGTCCGGAAACGACGGAGGAGCGGGAAGGATTTGTACACCCCGTACATATGGACGGAACCGCTGAAAAAGCAACCGTTAGTTTTATTATCCGCGATTTTGATACAAAGCGGTTGAAATTACATGAAACCCGCCTGGAAGAATTTGCCAAGCAGGCCGTGGGAAAATTCTCCGGCAGCAGTTATACATTTGAAAGCAGCGAGCAATACCGCAACATGAAGGAGATCGTGGATCAATATCCAGAAATTGAGACCTGTGCTAAGATCGCGATGGAGCGGAGCGGCGTTGTTTTTCAAAAGTATAGTGCCAGGGGCGGTACGGACGGTTCCCGTTTATCCTTTATGGGCGTACCTTTCCCGGATATCTTCACCGGGGAAATGGCCTTTCATGGCAAGCACGAATATGTAAGTATCCAGGATATGCAAAAGTCTGTGGAAACGCTTGTGAACCTGGTGCAGGTGTGGGAAGAGCGATCCGGTGAGCAAAGAACCGGAGGGTGA
- a CDS encoding SPFH domain-containing protein, whose product MEFNFIYVVLGLVVLAILSGLFTINQGYIGVITLFGGYRRIVGPGLHLKIPFFEKVMKRISIQNRSVELEFQAVTQDQANVYFKAMLLYAVQNETEDTIKKVAFKFIGDRDLMQALVRTIEGNIRAFVATKKQAEVLGLRREIVQYVKVEIDHTLEEWGYHLLDLQINDITFDKMILDSMSKVVASNNLKAAAENEGQALLITKTKSAEAEGNAIKISAEAEREAAKLRGQGIALFREEVARGLSSAAVELRQANLDTNFILFSMWTEAIKNFAEYGKGNVIFLDGSTEGMEHTMKQFQAMMMRNEAIQDGNTAS is encoded by the coding sequence ATGGAATTCAATTTTATTTACGTGGTACTGGGATTGGTTGTGTTGGCGATCCTCAGTGGTTTGTTTACGATCAACCAGGGATACATTGGAGTGATTACCCTGTTTGGCGGCTACCGGCGCATTGTAGGTCCGGGCCTGCATTTGAAGATCCCGTTTTTTGAAAAGGTAATGAAAAGAATATCGATTCAGAACCGTTCTGTGGAACTGGAATTTCAGGCGGTAACGCAGGATCAGGCCAATGTGTATTTTAAGGCGATGCTTTTATATGCTGTTCAGAATGAAACCGAAGACACAATTAAAAAAGTAGCTTTTAAATTTATTGGCGACCGGGATCTGATGCAGGCGCTGGTGCGTACTATCGAAGGAAACATTCGTGCATTTGTGGCTACAAAAAAACAAGCCGAAGTGCTGGGCCTGCGTCGGGAAATTGTGCAATATGTAAAAGTGGAAATCGATCATACCCTGGAAGAGTGGGGCTATCATCTGCTGGACCTGCAGATCAACGATATTACGTTTGACAAAATGATCCTGGATTCAATGAGCAAGGTGGTGGCCAGTAATAACCTGAAGGCGGCTGCGGAAAACGAAGGACAGGCCTTGCTGATCACCAAAACAAAATCGGCGGAGGCCGAAGGAAACGCAATCAAGATCAGCGCCGAGGCGGAGCGTGAAGCAGCAAAACTAAGAGGACAGGGAATTGCGCTGTTCCGCGAAGAAGTGGCAAGAGGGCTGTCTTCCGCTGCAGTGGAATTGCGCCAGGCGAACCTCGATACCAATTTTATTTTATTTAGCATGTGGACAGAAGCAATTAAGAATTTTGCCGAATACGGAAAAGGAAATGTGATTTTCCTGGACGGAAGTACCGAAGGAATGGAACATACGATGAAACAGTTTCAGGCAATGATGATGCGGAACGAGGCGATCCAGGATGGCAATACAGCGAGTTGA